Sequence from the Candidatus Bathyarchaeota archaeon genome:
TCTGGGTAAAACTGACACCGAGATTTTTAGGGAAGAGTTTGCAAAGAATCTCAGAAAAGGTGATTTGGAAGTCATTGAGAAAGGGATCGGTTTTTCTCGTCAAGAAGCAAGCAGTCCAGGTCATGATGGATTAATACGTACATGGGAAGTCATAAAAACTCCCATAAAGGATGGTAAGGGAAATGTAACTTATTTTGTAGGCATTGTAATCGAGACAACAGAGCGTAAAAGAATGGAAACAATAGCTAGGATTAAGGAGGAGTTGAGGGGATTGCCTGGCTTATCCGCCAGTTTGGATTTAATTCTTGATACGGCCTTAAGTGAGTTCGACAGGGATGCTGGAGTTGTTCTATTGATCGATCCTGAAATGAATCTGGCTAGAGTACAGGCCTTCAAGAGAAGGGTTGAAGGATTAAAAGTAGATGAGAGTTACAAGTTGGATGGGGGATTTGTTGAGCTTAAAGTCTTAGAAAAAGGCAGAAGCTTTTCCAAAGTTATTGAGACTTTGGAACCAAGTATCTTGGGAACCACCAGCATAAGCTGTGTTCCCGTTTATTTAGGCAGAAAGTTATACGGCATTCTAGCTTTAGGCGATGTTAAGGGAAGGCCCCTGGAGAAGGATCACTTAGATATTTTAGAGTTATATGGCGATCTGGTTTCAACAGTCTTTGAGACCGAAACCTTGACAGTGAAGCCTATTAAGGAAATGGTGAAGAAAAGAGAGAAGAAATTCAATCTGGGACTTGGTAAATCTTATTTAATAAAGAATGATCTGGAGAAGGCGTATGAGGTCTTCGTTGATCAAGTTTTGGGTGGTTTTGAGGGACTATGCGTTACTCGAGATTATCCACATGATATTAGGAAAAGATATGGACTCGAAAAGACCCCGATGTTTTGGTTACGAGAAGAGAAAGCAAAGGGAGAAAAAACAATTCACTCGCTACAAGATTTGTCCATAATGCTAAGGGATTTCCTAAGCAAAGCTAAGCAAGGAGTAGTTCTTCTTAATGGCTTTGAATATTTAGTCGTTAATCATGAGTTTAAGCCTTGTATACAGTTCTTACAGCTGGCTAGAAGCAGATTTGAAGAAAACAAAGGCATTCTAATATCACCAATATTGGAAAATGCTTTTGAAAAGAAAGAGTTGACGCTCTTAGAGAGAGAAATGGAACTTTTCGAACCCAAGTAACAAAAGAGTATTTTTAATGGTAAATATGTACTGAAATCCCACTACCCATTCTGGAAGAACTAATGCTTATCTTTAATTATAACATGTGAATTAAACTATTGATTTGGATAGCCTACGTTATGCTATCACAAAAATAGTCTACCTCTTGACCTCAAGTTTTGTCGTCAACAAAATATGAGGGAAAAAAAGATTGATAGAATCCGAAGTGCTAGACTTTGTAAGAAAAATGAAAGCCAGAGATCATGTTATTTTATTCTATACTAATCGAAAAGACAAACAAAATGTTCTCTTCACATTTTTAAAGACTGGGTTGGACATTGGTGAAGCCTCTATCTATATCGCAGGGGATGAATCTACACAAGAGATAAGGGAAGCTATGAAAGATTTTGAGTTAGATGTAGAGGGTTATGAGAGAACACATGCCTTGAATATAGTGGATTACAAAAATTGGTATATCATTAAAGGCAAATTCGATATAAGTAAGACAATTTCATTGTGGAAAAAATCCTTAGATGAGGCAATTGCTAAAGGTTTCAAAGGCCTTCGGGTTGCAGGTGAAATGGCGTGCTTCTTTAAACATGATATGATTAAGGAATTAATTGAATACGAAAGAGCCTTGCACAGAGTGTTAGAAATTCCTTTAGCAGCTATATGTGCTTATGACGATAATGTTGTATACAGGGGCATTGAAGAAGAGCGTTATCTAAGGCTTTACTTAGATCTAATTAGTGCTCATAGCACGATCCTTTTTGCTGGTCCAGAAGAGGCAGGAGCTATAAGGATTATGCAAGATAAATCGCACTAGCAAATTCTATGATTTTTACTGGTAAATATGTGCGGGAATTCCACTCGCCATTCTAGAAGCTTTCAATAT
This genomic interval carries:
- a CDS encoding DUF835 domain-containing protein; translated protein: MSKDSKKFNLSDETVVSKLKLTVEELRKRNQFLELIIDNIPTPVLVKDTNSKHFFVNRAYCDFAVRLPQLWRYTSKDQILGKTDTEIFREEFAKNLRKGDLEVIEKGIGFSRQEASSPGHDGLIRTWEVIKTPIKDGKGNVTYFVGIVIETTERKRMETIARIKEELRGLPGLSASLDLILDTALSEFDRDAGVVLLIDPEMNLARVQAFKRRVEGLKVDESYKLDGGFVELKVLEKGRSFSKVIETLEPSILGTTSISCVPVYLGRKLYGILALGDVKGRPLEKDHLDILELYGDLVSTVFETETLTVKPIKEMVKKREKKFNLGLGKSYLIKNDLEKAYEVFVDQVLGGFEGLCVTRDYPHDIRKRYGLEKTPMFWLREEKAKGEKTIHSLQDLSIMLRDFLSKAKQGVVLLNGFEYLVVNHEFKPCIQFLQLARSRFEENKGILISPILENAFEKKELTLLEREMELFEPK
- a CDS encoding MEDS domain-containing protein, producing the protein MIESEVLDFVRKMKARDHVILFYTNRKDKQNVLFTFLKTGLDIGEASIYIAGDESTQEIREAMKDFELDVEGYERTHALNIVDYKNWYIIKGKFDISKTISLWKKSLDEAIAKGFKGLRVAGEMACFFKHDMIKELIEYERALHRVLEIPLAAICAYDDNVVYRGIEEERYLRLYLDLISAHSTILFAGPEEAGAIRIMQDKSH